A single Halarcobacter anaerophilus DNA region contains:
- a CDS encoding sugar transferase, whose product MMKNRWAVANSIYIIVLFLSDLFVMFLSLKLAFYIRVNFFADFFPTLNTSAHKYYWILFLTSIIFLFEKIYFTRYDFWSDTKRIFKGLFISFVFVFTVITLTKMSQEYSRAFIIIFYLLAIFLIPTSKRILKRILFKFNFFRINVKVVGNSDLVDELENELKDNWYFGYNLCKKKFKMVILISKNLEVEQFKRLIKIYSKKTRNVYIIPYVYHLDFTHADIVDYFNVRLSTIHLENRLLSYKNIFIKVFFEKILVLCILPFGLMLHLFMIILIKKDSEGKVLFKQKRLGLKGEKFSCYKYRTMYENGDEILKEYLSKHPNEVEYYEKYHKYQNDPRITKIGKILRATSLDEFPQFFNVLRGDMNLMGPRPYMISEKEKIGKYNQDIILDVKPGITGLWQVSGRNNLTFDERVQLDKWYINNWSLWMDFVIFMKTIHVVFSKIGAK is encoded by the coding sequence ATGATGAAAAATAGATGGGCTGTAGCAAATAGTATATATATAATTGTTCTTTTTTTAAGTGATTTATTTGTAATGTTTTTATCCTTAAAACTGGCATTTTATATAAGAGTAAATTTCTTTGCAGATTTTTTCCCTACTTTAAATACTTCTGCTCACAAATATTATTGGATACTTTTTTTGACTTCTATTATTTTTTTGTTTGAAAAAATATATTTTACAAGATATGATTTTTGGAGTGATACAAAAAGAATTTTCAAAGGTTTGTTTATATCCTTTGTATTTGTATTTACAGTTATAACTTTAACAAAAATGTCGCAAGAGTATTCACGAGCTTTTATTATTATCTTTTATTTACTAGCTATTTTTTTAATTCCTACATCAAAAAGAATCTTAAAAAGAATATTATTCAAATTTAATTTTTTTAGAATAAATGTAAAAGTTGTAGGAAACTCAGATTTAGTGGATGAGCTTGAAAATGAACTAAAAGATAACTGGTATTTTGGTTATAATCTTTGTAAAAAAAAGTTTAAAATGGTGATTCTTATTTCTAAGAATTTAGAAGTAGAACAGTTTAAGCGTCTTATTAAAATTTATTCAAAAAAAACAAGAAATGTATATATTATTCCATATGTTTATCATCTTGACTTTACCCATGCTGATATTGTTGATTATTTTAATGTTAGATTATCTACTATACATCTTGAAAATAGACTTTTAAGTTATAAAAACATTTTTATCAAAGTTTTTTTTGAAAAAATATTAGTTTTATGTATTTTGCCTTTTGGACTTATGCTACATCTTTTTATGATTATATTGATAAAAAAAGATTCAGAAGGAAAAGTTCTTTTCAAACAAAAAAGATTAGGACTAAAGGGAGAAAAGTTTAGTTGTTATAAATATAGAACTATGTATGAAAATGGAGATGAAATATTAAAAGAGTATTTATCCAAACATCCAAATGAAGTTGAATATTACGAAAAATATCATAAGTATCAAAATGACCCAAGAATTACAAAAATAGGAAAGATATTAAGAGCTACATCTTTGGATGAATTTCCTCAATTCTTCAATGTTTTAAGGGGAGATATGAACTTAATGGGACCCAGACCATATATGATTAGTGAAAAAGAGAAAATAGGAAAATACAATCAAGATATTATTTTAGACGTAAAACCTGGGATTACTGGACTTTGGCAAGTAAGTGGAAGAAATAATTTAACTTTTGATGAAAGAGTTCAACTTGATAAATGGTATATTAATAACTGGTCTTTATGGATGGATTTTGTAATTTTTATGAAAACAATTCATGTAGTCTTTTCAAAAATTGGTGCAAAATAA
- a CDS encoding DNA ligase, which produces MYLKRIFMRIIILLFLSILSFAVELQKPEVYQGNEKIDSWLMSEKLDGIRGYWDGKELKSRKGKKLYAPKWFIKDFPPFKLDGELWTKRDDFEHIQSIVMDKYPSIKWEEITYNIFEVPETKGDFIERLKKLENWLKEHPNRYIKIVKQKRVKNKKNLDKFLEEILSKKGEGVILKDPKKDYHTGRSSSFLKVKKALDMEGEVIKINISEKTKVLKSLQIKPENGTIFNLGTGFTNKQRKNPPKIGDIVTFKYFGFTKNGKPKFASFLHIRKD; this is translated from the coding sequence ATTTATCTCAAAAGGATTTTTATGAGAATAATTATACTACTTTTTTTATCTATTTTATCTTTTGCAGTAGAACTTCAAAAGCCTGAAGTTTACCAAGGAAATGAAAAAATTGATTCTTGGTTAATGAGTGAAAAACTTGACGGTATAAGAGGATATTGGGACGGCAAAGAGTTAAAAAGCAGAAAAGGCAAAAAACTTTATGCTCCTAAATGGTTTATAAAAGATTTTCCGCCTTTTAAACTTGACGGAGAACTTTGGACAAAAAGAGACGACTTTGAACATATCCAAAGTATAGTAATGGATAAATATCCTTCAATAAAGTGGGAAGAGATTACTTATAATATTTTTGAAGTTCCAGAGACTAAAGGAGACTTTATTGAAAGATTAAAAAAGCTTGAGAACTGGTTAAAAGAACATCCAAACAGATATATAAAAATAGTAAAACAAAAAAGAGTAAAAAACAAAAAAAATCTAGATAAATTTTTAGAAGAAATTTTATCGAAAAAAGGAGAAGGGGTAATCTTAAAAGATCCCAAAAAAGATTATCATACTGGAAGAAGTTCCTCTTTTTTAAAAGTAAAAAAAGCTTTGGATATGGAAGGTGAAGTTATAAAAATAAATATCTCAGAAAAAACAAAAGTTTTAAAAAGCCTGCAAATAAAACCGGAAAATGGAACAATTTTTAATCTAGGAACCGGATTTACCAACAAACAAAGGAAAAATCCGCCTAAAATAGGAGATATAGTTACTTTTAAATATTTTGGATTTACAAAAAACGGCAAACCTAAATTTGCCTCTTTTTTACATATTAGAAAAGATTAG
- a CDS encoding potassium channel family protein codes for MSIFRRIKKALGWEFRSAKPEYDLNPVIYAQLKPFRVPLVLVQVVMMIGTLGYILIDDFPILDAIYQTGITFTTVGFGEVAPISPAGRFFTITLIIFGFALFTLSTAILIDAVIKGRLFELYKERNMLYKIARLRKHFVLFYHNEYTAQLARQFNQNHVPFVVVDPSEDIEQIAKECNYPYFVREEPFKETSFLKSHLSSAKGAITLSKNISNNITLIASVRLYEKELGRNPFLIIANAESQNEKLRLKKLGADKVVATPSLMAKRVSAMAIRPDMENVLEEFLYKPDTPIDMQEALISEESWAVNKELKELKLRDRFKVSVIGITEKRGRFIQMPKGNAVITPGCKLLLVGNQRGLRRARRTVLLKNKPKDF; via the coding sequence ATGAGCATCTTTAGAAGAATAAAAAAAGCCCTAGGATGGGAATTTCGTTCAGCAAAGCCTGAATATGACTTAAATCCGGTAATCTACGCTCAATTAAAACCTTTTAGAGTACCTTTAGTTCTTGTACAAGTCGTAATGATGATAGGAACTCTGGGTTATATATTAATTGATGATTTTCCAATATTAGACGCAATCTACCAAACAGGTATAACCTTTACTACAGTCGGTTTTGGAGAAGTTGCTCCAATCTCACCTGCCGGAAGATTTTTTACCATTACACTTATTATTTTTGGATTTGCCTTATTTACTCTTTCTACGGCAATCTTGATTGATGCCGTTATTAAAGGTAGATTATTTGAACTTTATAAGGAAAGAAATATGCTTTATAAAATTGCAAGACTTAGAAAACACTTTGTGCTTTTCTATCATAATGAGTATACTGCCCAGCTTGCTAGACAGTTTAATCAAAATCACGTTCCTTTTGTAGTTGTTGACCCAAGTGAAGATATAGAACAAATTGCAAAAGAGTGCAATTATCCCTATTTTGTAAGAGAAGAGCCTTTTAAAGAGACCTCTTTTTTAAAATCACACTTAAGTTCGGCAAAAGGTGCTATAACCTTATCAAAAAATATTTCAAACAATATTACGCTTATAGCTTCTGTTAGATTATATGAAAAAGAGCTTGGAAGAAATCCTTTTTTGATTATTGCAAATGCAGAGAGTCAAAATGAAAAACTAAGGCTGAAAAAACTCGGTGCGGATAAAGTTGTTGCAACTCCGTCACTTATGGCAAAAAGAGTTTCTGCAATGGCTATCAGACCTGATATGGAAAATGTATTAGAAGAGTTTTTATATAAGCCTGATACTCCGATTGATATGCAAGAAGCATTGATAAGTGAAGAGTCATGGGCTGTTAATAAAGAGTTAAAAGAGCTAAAATTAAGAGACAGATTCAAAGTTTCGGTTATTGGAATTACGGAAAAAAGAGGTAGATTTATTCAAATGCCAAAAGGTAATGCAGTCATTACTCCTGGTTGTAAACTTCTTTTAGTCGGTAATCAAAGAGGACTAAGAAGAGCCAGAAGAACTGTTTTATTGAAAAACAAGCCAAAAGATTTTTAA
- a CDS encoding type II toxin-antitoxin system RelE family toxin, with protein sequence MTYKLKFTKESLKDWNKLDSTVKEQFKKNLKQRLENPKVPKDKLSGYENVYKIKLRSAGYRLAYEVKDKEIVILVLSVGKRENNSIYENLKKRKENDKS encoded by the coding sequence ATGACTTATAAATTAAAATTTACAAAAGAGTCTTTAAAAGATTGGAATAAATTAGATTCAACAGTAAAAGAACAGTTTAAAAAAAACTTAAAGCAAAGACTTGAAAATCCAAAAGTTCCAAAAGATAAATTAAGCGGCTATGAAAATGTATATAAAATCAAGTTACGAAGTGCAGGATATAGACTTGCTTATGAAGTAAAAGATAAAGAAATAGTTATTTTAGTATTGAGTGTAGGCAAAAGAGAAAATAATAGTATATATGAAAATTTGAAGAAAAGAAAAGAAAATGATAAAAGTTGA
- the rfaD gene encoding ADP-glyceromanno-heptose 6-epimerase: MKYIDIDFNNKNILITGAAGFIGSNLCFYFQENYPEANIVALDCFRSGETFSNGNLKSFGHFKNLLGFKGVVISGNINDKELLKELESSYTFDYIFHQAAISDTTVLEQDLMVKTNVNAYEDLLKIAIKHKANMIYASSGATYGDSDRFEVGFEQPNNAYGFSKVMMDNITYKYLKDGVDISIVGLKYFNVYGPREFFKNKTASMVVQFGHQILKGNTPKLFEGSDKILRDFIYIEDVIQANIKACSPKKSGVYNVGTGKARSFEDIVNILQKELSLDNGKQYIPNPYIGAYQFFTQANIETTKENLEYEPRFSMEDGIKAYIPEIKRLFETEVKK; the protein is encoded by the coding sequence ATGAAATATATAGATATAGATTTTAACAATAAAAATATTTTGATTACAGGTGCGGCAGGATTTATAGGTTCAAATCTTTGTTTTTATTTTCAGGAAAACTATCCTGAAGCAAATATCGTGGCTCTTGACTGTTTTAGAAGCGGTGAGACTTTTTCAAACGGAAACTTAAAAAGCTTTGGTCACTTTAAAAATCTTTTGGGGTTTAAAGGTGTGGTTATAAGTGGAAATATAAACGACAAAGAACTTTTAAAAGAGTTAGAGAGTTCTTATACTTTTGATTATATTTTCCATCAAGCAGCTATTTCCGATACTACTGTTTTAGAACAAGATTTAATGGTAAAAACAAACGTAAATGCTTATGAAGATTTACTGAAAATTGCTATTAAACACAAAGCAAATATGATATATGCAAGCAGCGGTGCAACTTACGGAGACAGTGACAGATTTGAAGTAGGATTTGAACAACCAAACAACGCTTACGGTTTTTCAAAAGTAATGATGGATAATATAACTTATAAATATTTAAAAGACGGTGTAGATATCTCTATTGTGGGTCTTAAATATTTTAACGTATACGGTCCAAGAGAGTTTTTCAAAAATAAAACCGCTTCTATGGTAGTACAATTCGGACATCAAATTCTAAAAGGCAATACTCCAAAACTTTTTGAAGGTAGTGATAAGATTTTAAGAGATTTTATCTATATTGAAGATGTAATCCAAGCAAATATCAAAGCTTGCTCCCCTAAAAAAAGTGGTGTTTACAATGTAGGAACGGGAAAAGCTAGAAGTTTTGAAGATATAGTAAATATTCTACAAAAAGAGCTTAGTCTTGACAATGGAAAACAATACATCCCAAATCCATATATAGGAGCTTATCAGTTCTTCACTCAAGCAAATATAGAGACTACAAAAGAGAATCTGGAGTATGAACCGAGATTTTCAATGGAAGATGGAATTAAAGCTTATATTCCTGAGATAAAAAGATTATTTGAAACAGAAGTAAAAAAGTAG
- the argJ gene encoding bifunctional glutamate N-acetyltransferase/amino-acid acetyltransferase ArgJ: protein MFTILPIKGYLDKIDGFFCDGISAGLKPNGKLDLGFIYSDTLCETEAIFTLNKFQAAPLKHYQRYEKGFKTNFVLINSKNANALTGEKGIEDINTIFSSLNFDLTNPLMSSTGVIGNPLPVEKIVAGANSFDLSSKNGENLSQAIMTTDAYSKTSLYEVKLEDGSSFKIGSVAKGAGMINPNLATMLCFICTDAAVPKEDMRELLEQNSHTTFNAISVDGDTSTNDTVLLLANKKSNAYDKEAFKEALRLVMHDMAMLIVADGEGAKKAVAFEVINAADDKEAEIAAKALSNSLLVKTALFGEDPNFGRIASTIGASRVTCDETKLVISYNDVVVFNKGEIYFDAAQEEKAAKVLKNDKYKVICDLGAGEGKFTAYGCDLGYKYVEINADYRT, encoded by the coding sequence ATGTTTACAATTTTACCTATTAAAGGATATTTAGACAAAATTGACGGTTTTTTTTGTGACGGTATAAGCGCAGGTTTAAAACCAAACGGAAAACTTGATTTGGGATTTATCTATAGTGACACTCTTTGTGAGACGGAAGCTATTTTTACACTTAACAAATTTCAAGCAGCACCTTTAAAACATTATCAAAGATATGAAAAAGGTTTTAAAACAAATTTCGTACTTATTAATTCAAAAAATGCAAACGCCTTAACGGGTGAAAAAGGAATTGAAGATATTAATACAATATTTTCATCACTAAATTTTGATTTAACAAATCCTCTTATGAGTTCAACTGGAGTTATAGGAAATCCACTTCCCGTTGAAAAGATAGTTGCAGGAGCAAATAGTTTTGATCTAAGCTCTAAAAACGGTGAAAATTTAAGCCAAGCAATTATGACAACAGATGCTTACTCTAAGACTTCGCTATATGAAGTAAAACTTGAAGACGGAAGTTCTTTTAAAATAGGTTCTGTTGCCAAAGGTGCCGGAATGATAAACCCGAATCTTGCGACTATGCTTTGTTTTATCTGTACTGATGCCGCAGTTCCAAAAGAGGATATGAGAGAGTTACTTGAACAAAACAGTCATACGACCTTTAATGCTATTTCAGTAGACGGAGATACCTCTACAAACGACACGGTTTTACTTTTAGCGAATAAAAAATCAAATGCTTACGACAAAGAGGCTTTTAAAGAGGCTTTAAGACTTGTAATGCATGATATGGCTATGTTAATAGTAGCAGACGGTGAAGGTGCAAAAAAAGCAGTTGCTTTTGAAGTAATAAATGCAGCAGATGACAAAGAAGCAGAAATTGCGGCAAAAGCTTTATCAAATTCACTTTTGGTAAAAACAGCACTTTTCGGAGAAGATCCAAATTTCGGGAGAATTGCTTCGACAATTGGAGCTAGCAGAGTTACTTGCGATGAAACAAAACTTGTAATCTCTTATAATGATGTAGTAGTCTTTAACAAAGGCGAAATCTATTTTGATGCCGCACAAGAAGAGAAAGCCGCAAAAGTGCTTAAAAATGATAAATATAAAGTTATATGTGATTTGGGAGCAGGGGAAGGAAAATTTACTGCATACGGCTGTGATTTAGGCTATAAATATGTAGAAATAAATGCCGATTACAGAACCTAG
- the rfaE1 gene encoding D-glycero-beta-D-manno-heptose-7-phosphate kinase, translating to MIKVEKIPNILVIGDLMIDEYLWGNCERISPEAPVQIVDIKKETTLLGGAGNVISNLVSLGAHVEVLSVIGDDEVGLLVKSMLTKQGVKASLIEQKGRKTSRKTRLMASHSQVVRYDKESKNNISVDSVKALYEKFQEKINSYDIVLLSDYNKGVLTNELLDKVITYANKNSKKVLVDPKGNDFTKYKGAYLLTPNKKEAELASNIKIENDTDLKEALIKLKEEVSLEVSVITLSEHGIAILEEDKVTVKPTVAREVYDVTGAGDTVLASLGFALSLGYGINTAVEFANLAAGIVVGKIGSATATIDEIEEYRASLHKSSIELHIKNFEDIEKLSKRLKKQNKKIVFTNGCFDILHKGHVSYLNTAKSFGDVLILGLNSDQSVKRLKGEDRPINTQDDRAFILSALECVDFVVIFDEDTPYELIKLVEPDILVKGADYEGKEVVGSDIAKQTKLVTFVDGKSTTKTIEKIQKVK from the coding sequence ATGATAAAAGTTGAAAAGATACCAAATATTTTAGTAATTGGTGATTTGATGATAGATGAATATCTTTGGGGGAATTGTGAAAGAATCTCTCCTGAAGCTCCTGTTCAAATTGTAGATATAAAAAAAGAGACAACACTACTTGGCGGAGCAGGAAATGTTATAAGCAATTTAGTCTCTCTTGGAGCTCATGTTGAAGTTTTATCCGTAATAGGAGATGATGAAGTAGGTCTTTTGGTTAAATCTATGCTTACAAAGCAAGGAGTAAAAGCTTCATTGATAGAGCAAAAAGGACGAAAAACTTCAAGAAAAACAAGACTTATGGCTTCTCATTCACAAGTTGTAAGATATGACAAAGAGAGTAAAAACAATATCTCAGTTGATAGTGTAAAAGCTTTATATGAAAAGTTTCAAGAGAAAATAAACAGTTATGATATAGTTCTTTTATCTGACTACAACAAAGGTGTTCTTACCAATGAACTTCTTGATAAAGTTATTACTTATGCAAATAAAAACAGTAAAAAAGTTTTGGTAGATCCAAAAGGCAATGACTTTACGAAATATAAAGGTGCCTATCTTCTAACACCAAATAAAAAAGAGGCTGAATTAGCTTCAAATATAAAAATAGAAAATGATACTGATTTAAAAGAGGCTCTGATAAAACTTAAAGAAGAAGTATCTTTGGAAGTTTCAGTTATAACTCTTAGTGAACACGGAATTGCAATTCTAGAAGAAGATAAAGTAACGGTTAAACCGACTGTTGCAAGAGAAGTTTATGACGTAACAGGTGCAGGTGATACGGTTTTGGCTTCTTTGGGTTTTGCTCTGTCTTTGGGATATGGAATAAATACAGCAGTTGAATTTGCAAATTTAGCAGCAGGTATCGTTGTGGGAAAAATAGGAAGTGCCACGGCAACAATCGATGAGATAGAAGAGTATAGAGCAAGTCTTCATAAAAGTTCTATTGAACTTCATATCAAAAACTTTGAAGATATAGAAAAGCTCTCAAAAAGATTAAAAAAACAGAATAAAAAAATAGTCTTCACAAACGGTTGTTTTGATATTCTGCATAAAGGTCATGTAAGCTATTTGAATACCGCAAAATCTTTTGGAGATGTACTTATTTTAGGTTTAAATTCCGATCAAAGCGTAAAAAGATTAAAAGGTGAAGACAGACCTATAAATACACAAGATGACAGAGCATTTATTTTATCAGCTTTGGAGTGTGTAGATTTTGTAGTAATATTTGATGAAGATACGCCTTATGAACTTATAAAACTTGTTGAACCTGATATCTTGGTAAAAGGTGCAGATTATGAAGGAAAAGAAGTGGTCGGTTCAGATATAGCAAAACAGACAAAGTTAGTAACTTTTGTAGATGGAAAAAGTACTACAAAAACAATTGAAAAAATACAAAAGGTGAAATAA
- a CDS encoding glycosyltransferase, with translation MHTINFKAKTKLIEQLLKQEDISLVKKSSMIDKILLKKKQYASIYFHTGNFDKEAVENIKNAKKVIVNSKRLKKEILSKFNLDENRVDVIYPFVDIEYKKPKELKKEFCQKFEIEPKKKIIFFTGRNLKASGVIEFINTIMQLSTENFISIIAGDKKQITSLKFQLTKFKLEDKLLLLEDYKNKEELFLVSDIFFLPTHNKSFATNVLKAMFCKNVVFTTANNDSKELIDVFSTMESPSDRSMQFKLEAILQNKDDMKLIKKENRKKAKEFTLEKQLEKVNAVLETI, from the coding sequence ATGCATACGATAAATTTCAAAGCAAAAACAAAATTAATAGAGCAGTTACTAAAACAGGAAGATATCTCTTTAGTAAAAAAAAGCTCTATGATTGATAAAATCTTGCTAAAGAAAAAGCAGTACGCTTCAATCTACTTTCACACGGGAAACTTTGATAAAGAAGCTGTTGAAAATATAAAAAATGCAAAAAAAGTAATAGTAAATTCAAAAAGATTAAAAAAAGAGATTTTAAGTAAATTTAATCTTGATGAAAACAGAGTAGATGTTATCTATCCTTTTGTCGATATAGAGTATAAAAAGCCCAAAGAGCTTAAAAAAGAGTTTTGTCAAAAGTTTGAAATAGAGCCTAAGAAAAAAATCATTTTTTTCACAGGAAGAAATTTAAAAGCTTCGGGTGTAATTGAGTTTATAAATACAATAATGCAACTTTCAACTGAAAATTTTATCTCTATCATTGCAGGAGATAAAAAACAGATTACAAGTTTAAAATTTCAGCTTACAAAGTTTAAATTAGAGGATAAACTACTGCTTTTGGAAGATTATAAAAACAAAGAGGAACTCTTTTTAGTCTCAGATATCTTTTTTCTTCCGACACACAACAAAAGCTTTGCTACAAATGTTCTTAAAGCAATGTTTTGTAAAAATGTAGTTTTTACTACTGCTAATAATGATTCAAAAGAGTTAATAGATGTCTTTTCTACAATGGAATCTCCAAGTGACAGAAGTATGCAGTTTAAACTTGAAGCGATTTTGCAAAATAAAGATGATATGAAACTAATAAAAAAAGAGAATAGAAAAAAAGCAAAAGAGTTTACTTTAGAAAAACAGTTAGAAAAGGTAAATGCTGTTTTAGAGACTATCTAA
- the rpmB gene encoding 50S ribosomal protein L28: MSRRCAISGKGPMVGNNVSHAKNRKKRRFLPNLRTVRVTLEDGTTQRIKISAKELRTLKKHS, translated from the coding sequence ATGTCAAGAAGATGTGCAATTTCAGGAAAAGGACCTATGGTTGGGAACAACGTAAGTCACGCGAAAAACAGAAAAAAAAGAAGATTTTTACCAAACCTAAGAACTGTTAGAGTTACATTAGAAGATGGTACTACTCAAAGAATCAAAATTTCTGCAAAAGAGTTAAGAACTCTTAAAAAACACTCATAA
- a CDS encoding type II toxin-antitoxin system prevent-host-death family antitoxin: MQAILSNYTASITELKKSPSQLLKDAGDEAVAILNHNVPSAYLVPSELYEKMMDIIDDYYLAQEVEKRLKYKKEDLIEVNIDDL; the protein is encoded by the coding sequence ATGCAAGCTATTCTTTCAAACTATACAGCAAGTATAACAGAGCTTAAAAAATCACCGAGTCAACTTTTAAAAGATGCAGGTGATGAGGCTGTAGCTATTTTAAATCATAATGTTCCAAGTGCTTATCTGGTTCCAAGTGAACTTTATGAAAAAATGATGGACATCATAGATGATTATTATTTAGCCCAAGAAGTTGAAAAAAGGTTAAAATATAAAAAAGAAGATTTAATTGAAGTAAATATTGATGACTTATAA
- a CDS encoding YdcH family protein yields the protein MFHEDRDVIAQLKQDDARFAKVFERHNALDEEIASLAKDLGDQFEIESKKKEKLKLKDEIYNMIIKYKKDNNL from the coding sequence ATGTTTCATGAAGATAGAGATGTTATTGCACAATTAAAACAAGACGACGCACGTTTTGCAAAAGTTTTTGAAAGACACAACGCTTTAGATGAAGAGATTGCTTCTTTGGCAAAAGATCTTGGTGATCAGTTTGAAATAGAGAGTAAGAAAAAAGAGAAATTAAAACTTAAAGATGAAATATATAATATGATTATTAAGTATAAAAAAGATAATAATCTATAA
- the gmhA gene encoding D-sedoheptulose 7-phosphate isomerase: MNNTIQKEFLGHLETIQKVIETMEEPLQKAANLAVETLKNGNKVILFGNGGSAADAQHIAAELTGRYKTERRGLPGLALTTDTSALTAIGNDYGYDRVFDRQVESLAQKGDLLIGISTSGNSKNVINAFKVGQEIGCKIVGFSGRDGGAMNEYCDINLVVPSNDTPRIQEMHILFGHTICQIIDNELS; encoded by the coding sequence TTGAATAATACAATACAAAAAGAGTTTTTAGGACATTTGGAAACTATCCAAAAAGTGATTGAAACTATGGAAGAGCCTTTACAAAAAGCTGCGAATTTAGCAGTTGAAACTTTAAAAAATGGAAATAAAGTTATACTTTTTGGAAACGGCGGAAGTGCAGCAGATGCGCAACATATAGCTGCTGAGCTAACAGGAAGATATAAAACTGAAAGAAGAGGTTTACCAGGACTCGCTCTTACTACGGATACTTCGGCTCTTACTGCTATTGGGAATGATTACGGATATGACAGAGTTTTTGACAGACAAGTAGAATCTTTGGCTCAAAAAGGTGATTTACTTATCGGGATTTCTACATCGGGTAATTCAAAAAATGTTATAAACGCTTTTAAAGTCGGACAAGAAATAGGTTGTAAAATAGTCGGATTTAGCGGAAGAGACGGTGGAGCGATGAATGAATATTGCGATATAAATTTAGTTGTTCCCTCAAATGACACACCAAGAATTCAAGAGATGCATATACTTTTTGGGCATACAATTTGCCAGATAATAGATAATGAGTTAAGTTAA
- a CDS encoding WecB/TagA/CpsF family glycosyltransferase, whose protein sequence is MKNRINIFNCPIDTYTMDETVNMIDESIQNKTHLHHVVVNAAKLVHMQKDKELYDSVVNSDIINPDGQAVVWASKFLGQPLKERVAGIDLMENLVKLSHEKGYKVFFFGAKEEIVKGVVDRYTEEYSKDIIAGYRNGYFKKDEEESIANEIASSEADILFVAISSPTKEIFLNKYKDIINTPFIMGVGGSFDVVAGKVTRAPLWMQKAGLEWFYRFLQEPRRMWKRYLVTNSLFIWYMLKEKISIK, encoded by the coding sequence ATGAAAAATAGAATAAATATATTTAATTGTCCTATAGATACATATACTATGGATGAAACAGTTAATATGATAGATGAATCAATACAAAATAAAACACATCTTCATCATGTAGTTGTAAATGCTGCAAAATTAGTACATATGCAAAAAGACAAAGAACTATATGATTCAGTAGTTAATAGTGATATTATAAATCCAGATGGACAAGCTGTCGTTTGGGCTAGTAAGTTTTTAGGTCAACCGCTTAAAGAAAGAGTTGCAGGTATTGACCTTATGGAAAATCTTGTAAAATTATCCCATGAAAAAGGATATAAGGTTTTTTTCTTTGGAGCAAAAGAAGAGATAGTAAAAGGTGTGGTTGATAGATATACAGAAGAATATTCTAAAGATATTATCGCTGGATATCGAAATGGCTATTTTAAAAAAGATGAAGAAGAAAGTATAGCCAACGAAATAGCTTCAAGTGAAGCAGATATCCTTTTTGTTGCTATTAGTTCACCTACAAAAGAAATTTTTTTAAATAAATATAAAGATATTATAAATACGCCTTTTATCATGGGTGTAGGTGGAAGTTTTGATGTAGTTGCTGGAAAAGTTACAAGAGCTCCTTTATGGATGCAAAAAGCCGGTTTAGAATGGTTTTATAGATTTTTGCAAGAGCCAAGGAGAATGTGGAAAAGATATTTAGTGACAAATAGTTTATTTATCTGGTATATGCTAAAAGAGAAAATAAGTATTAAGTAG